The following DNA comes from Cyanobacteria bacterium QS_8_64_29.
TGCTGGCCTTGCGCTTGCAATTGCTGCTGCGCCGCTTGCGCCAGGATCTGGCTGTGGCTGTTGGGATTGAGACTGGCGCCAATAATGAGGTAGCGCATGCGAGGTAGCTCCAAGTGAGCCATGGCAACTTGGCTCGAGCGCATCGAGACACAACCAGGCTCGCGGGCATGCCCGAGAACGGCTAGTGCCTGCGATCGCGGGTGGAGGCGCTAGCGGGCAGCGACCGCCGCTTCCACCGGTTCGCCGGTGAGGCTGAAGGCGCGCGCCTCGGTGATGCGAATGGGCACGATGCGCCCGCGCAGCGCTTCCGCATAGCCGGGGAAAAAGGCCAAGCGGTTGCTGCGCGTGCGCCCCATGACCTGACTGGCGTCCTTGGGATTGCGCCCTTCCACCAGAACGTGCTCCAGGCGGCCCCAATAGCGTTGCGTGCGCTCGGCGGCTTTGTCGGCCACGAGCCGGTTGAGGCGCTGCAGGCGATCGCTTTTGGTGGCCTCGTCCACCTGCCCGCTCCAGTCGGCGGCTGGCGTGGCGGGACGCGGCGAGTACGCGGCTGTATTGAGCTGGTCGAAGCCGATATCTTCCACCAGGCGCAGCGTGTTTTGAAACTGCGCCTCCGTCTCACCGGGGAAGCCCACGATCGCGTCCGCGCTGATGGCGGCATCGGGCATGTAGCGGCGGATGGTCGCAATGATGCGGCGGTACTTTTGGTGGGTGTGCCCGCGCGCCATGGCCTTGAGCACCTCGTTGTCGCCCGATTGGAACGGGATATGAAAGTGCTCGCAGACCTTGGGCAGCTCGGCGCAGGCGGCGATCAGGCGTTCGTTAAAATAACGCGGGTGGCTGGTGGCAAAGCGGATGCGCTCGATGCCGGGGACATCGTGCACGTGGTAGAGCAAGTCGGTAAAATTGTAGCGGTTGCGGCCCGATGCGGTGGTCCCGGGCAGATCCCGCCCGTAGGCATCAATGTTTTGCCCCAGCAGGGTGACTTCGCGGTAGCCCTGGCGGCCCAACTCGGCCATTTCCTCGCGGATGGCTTCCGGCCAGCGGGATTGCTCGCGGCCGCGGACGTTGGGCACGACGCAGTAGGCGCAGCGCTCGTTACAGCCGTAGATGACATTCACCCAGGCCGAGACCGAACTGTTGCGCCGCGGCTTGCTAATGTCCTCGGCAATGCGGGCTTGCTCGGTGGCCACAATTTGGTTGCCGTCCCAAACCTGCTCCAGCAGCTCGCCCAAGCGATTGGCATGCTGCGGCCCCAGTACCAAATCCAGTTCCGGCACGCGGCGCAGCAGGCGCTCGCCTTCCTGCTGGGCAACGCAGCCGGCGACTACCAGCGTTAAGCCCGGCGTCTGGTGCTTGCGCTTGGCCTGCTGCCCCAGGTAGGAATAAACCTTGTGCTCGGCGTTATCGCGGATGGTGCACGTGTTGTAGAGCACAACCTCGGCGGCGTTGGGATCGTCGGTCCACACCCAGCCCCAGTCATCCAGAATGCCGGCCATGCGCTCGGAGTCGGCCTTGTTCATCTGGCAGCCGAAGGTGGTGATGTGGTAGCGGCGCGGTGCCATCGTCATCCCAGCAGTGCAGAGCGCTCCCTATTATAAGCCGCCCGAGCGAGCAAAGAATCCTAAAACGCCGCCCGGACGCGCCGCTGCGCTTGCCTATCCTGTATGGGGCAGTGGCGCACTCAATCGAGATCGGCCATGACGCATGCGACAGATACCGCCACGCTGGCGCGGTGGATGGCGGCCGATTTCAGCAACCAGGCCCAGGCCTTTAAAAATCCGCCCTTTTTCGCCCACATCCGCGTTTGCATGCGCCCGCTGCCGGCCGGTTTGCTGCCCGGGACGAGCTTTCTGGTGGAGCAGGCCTACCACTACATGCTCCACCAGCCCTACCGCCTGCG
Coding sequences within:
- a CDS encoding tRNA (N6-isopentenyl adenosine(37)-C2)-methylthiotransferase MiaB; this encodes MTMAPRRYHITTFGCQMNKADSERMAGILDDWGWVWTDDPNAAEVVLYNTCTIRDNAEHKVYSYLGQQAKRKHQTPGLTLVVAGCVAQQEGERLLRRVPELDLVLGPQHANRLGELLEQVWDGNQIVATEQARIAEDISKPRRNSSVSAWVNVIYGCNERCAYCVVPNVRGREQSRWPEAIREEMAELGRQGYREVTLLGQNIDAYGRDLPGTTASGRNRYNFTDLLYHVHDVPGIERIRFATSHPRYFNERLIAACAELPKVCEHFHIPFQSGDNEVLKAMARGHTHQKYRRIIATIRRYMPDAAISADAIVGFPGETEAQFQNTLRLVEDIGFDQLNTAAYSPRPATPAADWSGQVDEATKSDRLQRLNRLVADKAAERTQRYWGRLEHVLVEGRNPKDASQVMGRTRSNRLAFFPGYAEALRGRIVPIRITEARAFSLTGEPVEAAVAAR